The region CACAATTTTCAAGTTACCCAACAGCTCAGATGCAAGAAATTATGTGAATGCAGAATTGTCATATATACAGagaaagacagagagagatCTGAGTGGGACCTGAGGTAATCTCCATCTAAGCCAGCAACGATAATGATTTTGCCATCTTTATCAGCAACATCGCAGCAAAAATCATAGAGATCATCGAAAAATTGAGCTTCATCAACACCAATCACATCCAGCTGCCGGTATTATTGGGGGTTTAGATAAATAAGATTTGCCAAACAAATAGTAATGCCAAAGAATGTTCTTCGAAGAGGAATACCTTGTTATAAGCATCTTCTCCAAATTTCTGTCGGAAAGACGAAAGATCTGGCAGTGCCCAGCATGGAAATTTGGCCCCATCATGTGTTACTACCGAATCAATAGCGTACCTTGTGTCCTTGCTTGACTTGATCATCACCACATTCCTACAGAGCAGATACGAGAGTTCATAGAATTCCAAGTTGAGATTTTAATGAAGGTTTTCGATCTGTTTGCAGGCCGTAAGAATAGACTTTATCTTTACCTGCCACTGCTGCTCTCAGCTTTGATCCGACGGAGTAGAGCG is a window of Cucurbita pepo subsp. pepo cultivar mu-cu-16 unplaced genomic scaffold, ASM280686v2 Cp4.1_scaffold003701, whole genome shotgun sequence DNA encoding:
- the LOC111786970 gene encoding thymidine kinase a-like — encoded protein: MESLRNSFSLTSTDGGAVSAGSPHRVAGEVHVIIGPMFAGKTTALLRRIKAESSSGRNVVMIKSSKDTRYAIDSVVTHDGAKFPCWALPDLSSFRQKFGEDAYNKLDVIGVDEAQFFDDLYDFCCDVADKDGKIIIVAGLDGDYLRSHSDLSLSFSVYMTILHSHNFLHLSCWVT